In a single window of the Chloroflexota bacterium genome:
- a CDS encoding SDR family oxidoreductase: protein MNSSDMEGKVAIVTGGAGGLGSEICRKFAVREASVVVADMNGESAANVASAITADGGQAVSLQVEVTDEQSVIDCVKSIVDRLRRVDYLVHCAGTNIKAPVLDMSLDQWQLSLQPHLTGAFLFCREAGRQMVEQGDGGSVVLMSSVTAMSPVPERGAYGPAKAALINFAGQLGLEWAQYGINVNAVCPGVALTPMTKMVYEREPELREQRLKRFPIRREVLPEEVADLVLFLCSDSARYINGVGIPIDGGFLNSGFYQAP from the coding sequence ATGAATAGCTCGGACATGGAAGGCAAGGTTGCCATCGTAACAGGCGGCGCGGGCGGGCTTGGCAGCGAGATATGCCGTAAGTTTGCCGTGCGTGAAGCATCGGTGGTAGTCGCAGACATGAACGGCGAGAGCGCCGCCAATGTTGCATCTGCGATTACGGCAGACGGCGGTCAAGCCGTGTCATTGCAGGTCGAAGTAACCGACGAACAATCCGTTATCGACTGCGTGAAGTCAATCGTCGATAGGCTACGGCGCGTGGACTACCTCGTGCATTGTGCGGGGACGAACATCAAGGCGCCGGTGCTAGACATGTCGCTCGACCAGTGGCAATTATCACTGCAACCGCACTTGACCGGCGCGTTCCTGTTCTGCCGTGAGGCTGGCAGACAGATGGTCGAGCAGGGCGATGGCGGCAGCGTAGTCCTGATGTCGTCAGTTACGGCGATGTCACCCGTGCCGGAGCGCGGCGCATACGGGCCTGCTAAGGCTGCGCTCATAAATTTCGCAGGGCAGCTGGGGCTGGAATGGGCGCAATACGGCATAAATGTCAACGCGGTCTGCCCGGGCGTCGCGCTCACGCCGATGACAAAGATGGTGTATGAACGGGAGCCTGAACTACGCGAACAACGGCTTAAGCGATTCCCGATCAGGCGGGAAGTGTTGCCGGAAGAAGTTGCCGATCTGGTGCTGTTCCTATGCAGCGACAGCGCGCGATACATCAACGGCGTGGGCATCCCCATCGACGGCGGCTTCCTTAATTCCGGCTTCTACCAAGCCCCTTAA
- a CDS encoding glucose 1-dehydrogenase — MGTFDDKVVIVTGGAHGIGKATALEFAKEGAQVAIADVNEEAGRRVESELNRLGQGGLLVVADVARSAECSRVVAETVQAFGGVDVLFNNVGIQTPDSYKNVEDTPEDLWDRIINVNLKSYFLMSKFAIPEMRKRGGGAIINTASVQGLQSQRLVPAYAASKGGVLSLTRQMALDYAEQNVRVLAVCPGTIDTEMVRTVARLEGGDTDNIIADWGKGHPIGRVGLGVDVANVVLFLASDKASFMTGEYVNVDGGFMALGAWASGAGAAQD, encoded by the coding sequence ATGGGCACATTCGATGACAAGGTCGTAATCGTCACCGGCGGCGCGCACGGCATCGGCAAGGCCACTGCGCTTGAGTTTGCGAAAGAAGGCGCGCAAGTTGCGATCGCGGATGTGAACGAAGAGGCTGGGCGCAGAGTCGAATCCGAACTCAACCGGCTCGGGCAGGGTGGGTTGCTGGTAGTCGCGGATGTCGCTAGGAGCGCGGAATGCAGCCGGGTTGTGGCTGAGACAGTGCAAGCTTTTGGCGGCGTGGATGTGCTATTCAATAATGTAGGCATTCAAACGCCGGACTCGTACAAGAATGTAGAGGACACACCGGAAGACCTGTGGGACAGGATTATTAATGTCAACTTGAAGAGCTACTTCCTGATGTCCAAGTTCGCCATACCGGAGATGCGCAAGCGCGGCGGCGGCGCGATTATCAACACTGCGAGCGTGCAGGGCTTGCAATCGCAAAGGCTGGTGCCAGCGTATGCCGCGAGCAAGGGCGGCGTGCTCTCGCTGACACGGCAGATGGCGCTCGACTACGCTGAGCAAAATGTCCGCGTGCTCGCAGTTTGCCCTGGCACAATCGACACCGAAATGGTGCGGACTGTCGCACGACTGGAAGGCGGCGACACCGACAACATTATTGCGGACTGGGGCAAAGGGCATCCGATCGGCAGGGTTGGGCTGGGCGTTGACGTTGCGAATGTCGTGCTGTTTCTCGCCAGTGACAAGGCAAGTTTCATGACAGGCGAGTATGTCAATGTGGACGGCGGATTTATGGCGCTCGGCGCGTGGGCGTCCGGCGCAGGCGCGGCGCAAGACTGA
- a CDS encoding TIGR03619 family F420-dependent LLM class oxidoreductase encodes MKVGVNLINFGPAANPEAFRKTIELSETLGYHLVMTSDHIAITPDVHGRYPEPFYEPLSTLGWLAGITEMEIGSTVIIVPYRHPLETAKAGANIDQLSGGRLIFGVGVGWAEGEFNVLGVPFNRRGAMTDEYLQAIKALWTQDIASFEGEFVSFEDIRTTPRPIQEPHPPIWVGGPSDAAIRRAVRYGDAWHPIRISNDQFADIDIPKLTRFAEEEGKDVPDLCPRIRLRITDTPMDNADRLTGEGTIDQIRADLELLQELGCTYVLLDSYYGDVEATAHHETTWRMLATVAEKALDLPKQSVRWVCAR; translated from the coding sequence ATGAAAGTAGGCGTGAACCTCATCAACTTTGGACCTGCCGCAAACCCTGAAGCCTTTCGCAAGACGATCGAACTCTCTGAGACACTAGGCTATCACCTGGTAATGACATCCGACCATATTGCCATAACGCCCGATGTGCATGGACGATACCCCGAGCCATTCTACGAACCGCTGAGCACGCTGGGCTGGCTTGCCGGAATCACCGAAATGGAGATTGGTAGCACGGTCATCATCGTGCCGTATCGCCACCCGCTTGAGACGGCGAAAGCGGGTGCGAACATCGACCAACTGAGCGGCGGCAGGCTCATATTCGGCGTTGGAGTTGGCTGGGCGGAAGGCGAGTTCAATGTGCTAGGCGTGCCGTTCAACCGGCGCGGCGCGATGACCGACGAATATCTACAAGCGATAAAAGCGCTGTGGACGCAAGATATAGCGTCATTCGAAGGCGAGTTCGTCAGTTTTGAAGACATTCGCACGACTCCGCGGCCAATACAAGAACCGCATCCGCCGATATGGGTCGGTGGTCCATCGGACGCCGCGATTCGTCGCGCAGTGAGGTACGGGGACGCTTGGCATCCGATACGCATCTCGAACGACCAGTTCGCAGACATAGACATACCCAAGCTGACAAGATTTGCAGAAGAGGAAGGCAAAGATGTACCGGACCTCTGCCCGCGCATCCGCCTTCGCATTACCGACACGCCGATGGACAATGCCGATCGTCTAACCGGCGAAGGCACAATCGACCAGATTCGCGCCGACCTTGAGCTGCTGCAAGAGTTGGGTTGCACCTACGTGCTTCTCGATTCATACTACGGCGATGTAGAAGCGACCGCGCACCACGAGACCACATGGCGAATGCTGGCGACCGTTGCGGAAAAGGCGCTTGATTTGCCCAAGCAGAGCGTTCGCTGGGTTTGCGCGCGTTAA